The genomic window ATCAGCAAGCTTGAGCTGGTCTTTGGCCTGAACCTGGCTGGTGCCATCAAGGCCATTGGCGCGGGTTTGGTTTTGACCTTCATAGGATCGTTGATAGCAGGGGTGAGCACCGCCTTTCAACCGGCAACGCTCCTCTGGCTGCTGCTGATGATCATCGCGACGTCGGCCGCCTTCGTGACCATGATCTCCTGCATGATGGCACGCGTGGAAGATCCCCTAGTGCCGCGGGCCGTCTTCGGCATTCTCAATACGCTGCTGTTTTTTCCCAGCGGCTCCATTTATCCCGTCAAGGCCTTTCCCGGATGGCTCAAGGTCATCGCCAATATTGATCCGTTCACGTACTCGGTCCACGGCTTCAAAGCGCTGTTGCTGCGTGATGCCGGCTTTATGGCCATCTGGCCCGATCTGCTCTACCTGGCGGCTTTTGCTGTTGTCATGCTGACCGGTACTACGCTCTTGTTCAAAAGAACGTTGTAAACGTAAACTGAAGCCATGAGCTTGCTTGACGCCCAACCGGGGGATGAAATTGCTGAGAAACTCCGCGAAAGACGCCGCCGCATCAGGATCGCTATCGCTGTTTTCGTCGTCCTGCTGGCCGGCTTTATCTGGTGGAAGATGCGCTTCTGGCCCGAAGAGCGCATCATCAATAAGTTTTTCACCGCCATCGAGTCCCAGAATTTCGAGCAGGCCTACGCCATCTGGATGGCTGACCCCAACTGGAAGCAGCATCCGGAAAAGTACGACCGCTACCGTTATGGCGATTTTTATCATGACTGGGGTCCAGGCGGAGAGTATGGCCCCATCCAGAGCCATAAAATCGAAGGATCTTCCAATGGCGGCAGCGGCGCCGTGATTGAAGTTCAAATCAACGGACGTCCAATCACAACCAATCTATGGGTAGAGAAATCAGACAAAAGCATCTCCTACCCGCCGCCGTAAATAACTTCCTGATATCTGATATCGAAAATTAACCTGAGGACTGAGGACTGCCGACTGCGGACTGTATCGTCTTTTGCAGCGACGCTTCATCTTCCACATTGAAGCAAGTCCTCGACCGGTCAATCTGACGCATGAGCCCGCAGAGCACTTTGCCCGGACCAACTTCCACAAAAGCCTCTGCGCCCAGGCTTATCAGCTTCCGCACGGAGTTCACCCACTGCACCGCGCCCGTCACCTGGCGGATGAGCGCCTCGCGCGCATTTGCAGGATCGCTGGTCGGCTCGGCATCGATGTTTTTGATCAACGGAATCTGCATTGCTTGAAAGCTCAGTTTCTGTAGGTCAGCCGCCAGCCGGTCTTGTGCCGGCTGCATCAGCGCGCAGTGGAAGGGCGCGCTTACCGCGAGCATGACGACCTTCTTTGCGCCACGGGATTTCGCCAGCTCGGCCGCCCGCTCCACGGCGGCTTTGCTACCCGAGATGACAGTCTGCTCCGGTGAATTCAGGTTGGCGGGGGAGCATACGCTATCCTGCGCCGATTCCTGGCAGATCTTCTGTACCTCATCCCCCGGCATTCCTAAGATTGCGGCCATCGCGCCCTCGCCGACTGGCACTGCTTCCTGCATGTACTTGCCGCGATTGCGTACCGTGCGAACCGCATCGGCGAAGTTCAGAGTTTCGGCGGCAACGTGCGCAGAGTATTCACCCAGGCTGTGTCCAGCGACAAAAGTGGGCGTGATTCCTTTTTCGCGCAGCACACGGAGCGCGGCGACCGAGACGGTAAGAATCGCCGGTTGTGTAATCTCGGTGAGTTTAAGTTTTTCTTCCGGGCCTTCGAAACACAATTGCGAGATTTTATAGTCGAGGGCGGCATCGGCCTCATCGAAAGTTTGCTGTGCCACCGGATGCGCAGCAGCCAGCTCTCTTCCCATACCGACTGTCTGCGAACCTTGTCCGGGGAAGAGAAAAGCGAGTTTAGAAATTGTCATAGGATTTTATAAATGTAGAACTGTTTTTAAGTAGATACACACAAAAGCTCAGACCTGAGAACTGCGGACTAAGGACTGCTGACTAGTCAGTTGCTTTAACTACCACTGCGGCCGCGGCCACGCCATTTTGCCGTGTCAACTCTTGTTCGATTTTCTGGTTGCTTCCCGATTTGGCAAATTCCGCCGCAACCCGGATGGCATTCTTGATGGCATTTGCGTTCGAAGATCCATGGCTCACGATGACGACGCCTTTGATGCCCAGCAGCGGTGCGCCGCCGTATTCGGTGTAGTCCAGGCGCTTTTTAAAGTCTGCAAAGGCGCGGCGCGAGAGCAGGAAGCCGACCTGGCGGGTCAAAGTGGCTTCCAGCGATTCCTTCAGCATATAGCGGATGGTATCCACCAGGCCTTCAGAAATCTTCAAGGCCACGTTGCCTACGAAGCCATCGCATACGATCACATCTACTTTGCCGTTGTATAAGTCGCGCCCTTCCACGTTGCCCACAAAATTCAGTGGCAGGTGGCGCAGCAGCTCGTAGGCCTGATGCGTGAGCTCATTGCCTTTGCTTTCTTCTTCTCCTATGGAGAGCAGTCCCACGCGCGGCTGCTGGTTCCCAAAAATGGAACGGCAATAGATTTCGCCCATGACGGCGAATTGTTCCAGGTTTTGCGGTTTGCAATCCACGTTGGCGCCTACATCAATCATGATGGCAGCCTTGCCGGGAACTGTGGTCGGAAACACGGCAGCCAGGGCAGGGCGGTCAACGCCGGGCAGCGCGCCCAGCACCATCTTGGCAGTGGCCATGGCAGCGCCGGTGTTGCCGGCGGTGACAAAGCCCTGTGCTGTACCTTCACGCACCAGCCGCAAGCCTACACGCATGGAAGAATCACGCTTGGCACGCACCGCATGTGCGGCTTTTTCGTGCATGCTGATCACTTCGCTGGCTTGGATGATTTCTATGGGTAGCTCAGCAGCAGCAGGATGATTGGCCAGTTCGGCTTCAATAGCTTCGGTGCGGCCCACAAGCAGCACGCGGGCGTTGCCGTAGCGTGCCGCCTGGATTGCGCCTTCCACCTCAGGACGAGGTGCGCGGTCCGAGCCCATGGCATCGACGGCAATCGTGGTGCGGGGGCCGGGAGAACCATTGGGAGCAAAAGCGGCGCGAGCCAGAGACTCGAGCTTGTCTCCCATCACGCGCGATAGGCGCTTACGCGGTTGCCGGGTAGATCGCAAATGCTTCCCGCCGTTTACTTGGATTCGACTTCTACTACTTCGCGCCCTTTATAGTAACCGCATTTGGCGCAGGCGCGATGCGGCATTTTTTTCTCATGGCAGTTCGGGCACTCAGAGAGCGAATGCGCAGTCAAAAAGTCGTGGGCGCGGCGTTTGGAAGTGCGGGCCTGGGAGTGTCGCCGTTTCGGATTTGGCATTGCTTACCTCGAAAATCTCTGCGAGCGTTTCAATCTCGCGGACTATTGTTTTAGTTTGTTCTTGATCTCTTCCAGCGCGGCCCAGCGTGGGTCCGGCGGCTGGCTTGAGCAATTGCAAGGTTCCAGGTTGCGGTTGCGTCCGCACAGCGGGCACAACCCTTTGCATTCTTCCCGGCAAACCACCCGCAATGGAACCGCGAGCAGCAACTGCTCTTTGACTACATCTTCCAGGAGCAATCCATCGCCCTGGTAAAACCCAATTTCAGTTTCCGCCTCGCTGATGGAAGACTCATCCGGCTTCTTATCCGCGCCTTGCGGCCGGTACACCAGATCGAAGCTGCTGTTTACATCTTTGAACACCGGTTCCAGGCAGCGCGCGCAACGCATTTCAAGCCGCGTGCTTACTTTGCCCACGACCCGGATATCGGGGATACGCCTGGCGCCATCGTGCTCTTCCACCAGCGCAGCCCGTCCGCTGGCCTTGGCCGGTGCAGCCTGGCGCAGCTCGGAGCCCAATTCCAATGCCTCCGCAGAGAACTCCTCTTGAAAGGGAATTTCTTGAAGCTGTAAATCCTGAACGCTGATGAACATCGCGGACCCCGGAGGACGTCCCCCTAACCCATTACCTCCCGGAACGCTCCGAAATGGAACCAGAAGCGGCTGAGAATGACTGGGACAAACTAAAGTATAACGTCCAGAAAGCCGGGGGGTCAAGATTGGTAGACCTGCCGCTAGTCGGCCAGTTTGGATGTTTTCCAGCGATAGCGAAAAAATATGGCCCGCCCCGCAGCTACGAGCCATGCCAGCACCCAGAGACCGCCCAGCACAAAGAAAGGGACAGAGCTTCCAAATAATTTTAAAAGCCAAAACCCAATTGGAAAGACAACAGGAATACAAAGAACGAAAAGCCAGACGTAATACTTAACCGCTTTTCGATACTGTCGTTCATTCTCAGTCATACTACCTTCAACCCTTGTCACTTCTAATAATCCCAACAACTCCACAATTATTCAAGCTTAGTTCTGCTGACGTCCCCCTAACCCACACCTCCCGTGCGTGAATATTTCAGCCCTCTGCTAGAATTTTCTGATGACTACAAGATTGTTGCACCTCATCGTTCTGATCGGAGTCGCCACCCAGGCATTTGGACAAGGGGTTTCGCGCCCCCGCCCCGACGTACCGGAGAAGATCAAATCTCCTGCCAGCGAGGAAGTCGTGTTCGAGGCCCACGCGTCGGGCTCCCAGATCTATGTTTGCCAGCCAGGAGCCGACGAAAAATACGGCTGGGCGCTGAAGGCCCCCGAAGCTGAGCTTCACGATCAGCAAGGCGCAGTCATCGGCCGCCACTACGCCGGACCCACGTG from Terriglobales bacterium includes these protein-coding regions:
- the fabD gene encoding ACP S-malonyltransferase, translating into MTISKLAFLFPGQGSQTVGMGRELAAAHPVAQQTFDEADAALDYKISQLCFEGPEEKLKLTEITQPAILTVSVAALRVLREKGITPTFVAGHSLGEYSAHVAAETLNFADAVRTVRNRGKYMQEAVPVGEGAMAAILGMPGDEVQKICQESAQDSVCSPANLNSPEQTVISGSKAAVERAAELAKSRGAKKVVMLAVSAPFHCALMQPAQDRLAADLQKLSFQAMQIPLIKNIDAEPTSDPANAREALIRQVTGAVQWVNSVRKLISLGAEAFVEVGPGKVLCGLMRQIDRSRTCFNVEDEASLQKTIQSAVGSPQSSG
- the plsX gene encoding phosphate acyltransferase PlsX; this translates as MRSTRQPRKRLSRVMGDKLESLARAAFAPNGSPGPRTTIAVDAMGSDRAPRPEVEGAIQAARYGNARVLLVGRTEAIEAELANHPAAAELPIEIIQASEVISMHEKAAHAVRAKRDSSMRVGLRLVREGTAQGFVTAGNTGAAMATAKMVLGALPGVDRPALAAVFPTTVPGKAAIMIDVGANVDCKPQNLEQFAVMGEIYCRSIFGNQQPRVGLLSIGEEESKGNELTHQAYELLRHLPLNFVGNVEGRDLYNGKVDVIVCDGFVGNVALKISEGLVDTIRYMLKESLEATLTRQVGFLLSRRAFADFKKRLDYTEYGGAPLLGIKGVVIVSHGSSNANAIKNAIRVAAEFAKSGSNQKIEQELTRQNGVAAAAVVVKATD
- a CDS encoding DUF177 domain-containing protein yields the protein MFISVQDLQLQEIPFQEEFSAEALELGSELRQAAPAKASGRAALVEEHDGARRIPDIRVVGKVSTRLEMRCARCLEPVFKDVNSSFDLVYRPQGADKKPDESSISEAETEIGFYQGDGLLLEDVVKEQLLLAVPLRVVCREECKGLCPLCGRNRNLEPCNCSSQPPDPRWAALEEIKNKLKQ
- a CDS encoding DUF3455 domain-containing protein; its protein translation is MTTRLLHLIVLIGVATQAFGQGVSRPRPDVPEKIKSPASEEVVFEAHASGSQIYVCQPGADEKYGWALKAPEAELHDQQGAVIGRHYAGPTWKHNDGSEVTGKAVARVDSPDADSIPWLLVTVTGHTGSGVLSRVTSIQRIHTKGGQPPAAADCNASKQNVESKSSYTADYYFYAPAK